Proteins co-encoded in one Streptomyces sp. JH34 genomic window:
- a CDS encoding Lrp/AsnC ligand binding domain-containing protein encodes MITAIVLIKTSVDRIPEIAEAIAALDSVSEVFSVTGTYDLIAMVRVARHDDLADVIPGRISKIQGVEATDTHVAFRTYSQHDLEAAFAIGLDG; translated from the coding sequence GTGATCACCGCGATCGTGCTCATCAAGACCAGCGTGGACCGGATTCCCGAGATCGCCGAGGCCATCGCGGCGCTGGACAGCGTCAGCGAGGTCTTCTCGGTCACCGGTACGTACGACCTGATCGCCATGGTCCGGGTGGCCCGGCACGACGATCTGGCCGATGTCATCCCGGGCCGGATCAGCAAGATCCAGGGCGTCGAGGCCACGGACACCCACGTGGCATTCCGCACCTACTCCCAGCACGACCTCGAGGCGGCCTTCGCCATCGGCCTCGACGGCTGA
- a CDS encoding C40 family peptidase: MVSHRRPTRPGLNRGVRATVLSAAAATAAAALGAAPASASPEDTHETAKEAVDRLYAEAERATERYNGARESLGRLRGRIARAQDAAARTQEDINLLRSSLGAMAGAQYRSGGVDPSVALLLSSDPDTFLDRAAALDRAGERRAVTLSKLRHAQRKIAQSRAEAAGALAALERDRAALARHKNTVEAKLDRARQLLRTLPGTDREALGRASRSAAPGTLTGGTPGSARGLAALDAARQALGRPYVWGASGPAGFDCSGLMQWAYAQAGVALPRTSQDQRYAGRVVPLSQARPGDLVAYRADASHIGMYAGDGQVIHAPYPGAPVRYDPVGMMPVSSVTRV, encoded by the coding sequence GTGGTGTCGCATCGCCGCCCCACCCGGCCCGGACTCAACCGAGGCGTCCGGGCCACCGTCCTGTCGGCCGCCGCGGCCACCGCGGCGGCCGCCCTCGGCGCCGCGCCCGCGAGCGCCTCACCCGAGGACACCCACGAGACGGCCAAGGAGGCCGTCGACCGGCTGTACGCGGAGGCCGAGCGCGCCACCGAGCGGTACAACGGCGCCCGTGAGAGCCTCGGCCGGCTGCGCGGCCGGATCGCCAGGGCGCAGGACGCGGCGGCCCGGACGCAGGAGGACATCAACCTGCTGCGGTCGTCCCTCGGCGCGATGGCGGGCGCGCAGTACCGCTCGGGAGGCGTCGACCCCTCGGTCGCCCTCCTGCTCTCCTCCGACCCGGACACCTTCCTGGACCGGGCCGCCGCTCTGGACCGTGCGGGCGAGCGCCGGGCCGTGACGCTGAGCAAGCTGCGGCATGCCCAGCGCAAGATCGCCCAGAGCCGCGCGGAGGCCGCCGGGGCGCTGGCCGCCCTGGAACGCGACCGCGCGGCGCTGGCCCGCCACAAGAACACCGTGGAGGCGAAGCTGGACCGGGCCCGGCAGTTGCTGCGCACGCTGCCGGGAACCGACCGGGAGGCTCTCGGCCGCGCCTCGCGGTCGGCCGCCCCGGGGACGCTCACCGGGGGGACACCCGGCTCCGCGCGCGGCCTGGCCGCCCTCGATGCGGCCAGGCAGGCACTGGGCCGACCGTACGTGTGGGGTGCCAGTGGCCCCGCCGGGTTCGACTGCTCGGGGCTGATGCAGTGGGCCTACGCCCAGGCCGGTGTCGCCCTGCCGCGGACCTCGCAGGACCAGCGGTACGCGGGCCGCGTGGTGCCGCTCTCGCAGGCGCGGCCCGGCGACCTGGTCGCCTACCGCGCCGACGCGAGCCACATCGGGATGTACGCGGGTGACGGCCAGGTCATCCACGCCCCGTACCCCGGCGCACCGGTGCGCTACGACCCCGTCGGCATGATGCCCGTCTCCTCGGTCACCCGCGTCTGA
- a CDS encoding NYN domain-containing protein — protein sequence MEQPTGGAGPADAADGTAESLDRPLPEGVRRKVVALVSDAFGGLTVGELPAQLRQYARFTPSRRAKFAGNAMAAALESDPVFRRRIGERIGQTQPELAEALGSGAPPAAADPVDVAAAAYVLRPAGWVKLVAAAGEEAQRAHAERADEETRRELERLREELDRARGQTRADTERLRAELEAARKEADSLHRKLRSALSEVKRGEAALRKAGAETDTVRAEAAAQVSAAESETRRLKARLAEAEASVEAGRRAAREGRSVEDMRLRLLLDTVLDAAQGLRRELALPPSSLRPADGVEAVEPGRMSPKDIAARALSETDPALLDQLLALPQAHLIVDGYNVTKTGYPQMPLEKQRLRLLGGLSVLAAQTGAEMTCVFDGAELAAPVLLAPPRGVRVLFSKAGVTADELIRQLARAEPPGRPVVVVSTDREVADGVAKAGARPVASVLLLKRLSRV from the coding sequence GTGGAGCAGCCGACAGGCGGCGCCGGACCGGCCGACGCGGCCGACGGCACCGCGGAGTCGCTCGACCGTCCGCTGCCCGAAGGCGTGCGCCGCAAGGTGGTGGCGCTGGTCTCGGACGCGTTCGGCGGGCTGACCGTCGGCGAACTCCCCGCCCAGCTCAGGCAGTACGCCCGGTTCACCCCGAGCAGGCGGGCCAAGTTCGCGGGCAACGCGATGGCCGCCGCCCTGGAGAGCGATCCCGTGTTCCGCCGGCGCATCGGTGAGCGGATCGGACAGACCCAGCCGGAGCTGGCCGAGGCCCTCGGGTCCGGTGCGCCGCCGGCCGCCGCGGACCCCGTCGACGTGGCCGCCGCCGCCTACGTGCTGCGGCCGGCCGGATGGGTCAAGCTGGTCGCCGCGGCCGGCGAGGAGGCCCAGCGCGCGCACGCCGAGAGGGCGGACGAGGAGACCAGGCGCGAGCTGGAGCGGCTCCGTGAGGAACTCGACCGCGCCCGCGGCCAGACGCGGGCGGACACCGAGCGGCTCCGTGCGGAGCTGGAGGCGGCCCGCAAGGAGGCCGACTCCCTGCACCGCAAGCTGCGCAGCGCCCTGAGTGAGGTGAAGCGCGGAGAAGCCGCTCTGCGCAAGGCCGGCGCCGAGACCGACACCGTGCGGGCCGAGGCGGCCGCCCAGGTCTCCGCCGCCGAGAGCGAGACCCGCCGGCTCAAGGCCCGGCTGGCCGAGGCGGAGGCGTCCGTGGAGGCCGGTCGCCGGGCGGCCCGGGAAGGACGCTCGGTCGAGGACATGCGGCTGCGGCTGCTCCTGGACACCGTGCTCGACGCCGCCCAGGGGCTCCGCCGCGAGCTGGCCCTGCCCCCGTCCTCGCTCCGCCCCGCGGACGGCGTCGAAGCGGTGGAGCCCGGAAGGATGTCCCCGAAGGACATTGCGGCCAGGGCCCTTTCGGAGACCGACCCGGCGCTGCTCGACCAGTTGCTGGCCCTCCCTCAGGCGCATCTGATCGTCGACGGCTACAACGTCACCAAGACCGGCTATCCGCAGATGCCCCTGGAGAAGCAGCGGTTGCGCCTCCTGGGCGGCCTCTCGGTCCTCGCGGCGCAGACCGGCGCCGAGATGACCTGTGTCTTCGACGGCGCCGAACTGGCCGCCCCCGTCCTGCTCGCCCCGCCGCGCGGAGTCCGCGTGCTCTTCAGCAAGGCCGGGGTGACCGCCGACGAGCTGATCCGGCAGCTGGCGCGCGCCGAACCGCCGGGCAGGCCCGTCGTCGTGGTCTCCACCGACCGCGAAGTCGCCGACGGGGTGGCGAAGGCGGGGGCGAGGCCCGTCGCGTCCGTCTTGCTCCTGAAGCGCCTTTCGCGCGTCTGA
- the trpD gene encoding anthranilate phosphoribosyltransferase: protein MNVVTPDGGGSAADFTWPGVLTPLLRGEDLGTDQTAWAMDRIMSGEATDVQIAGFAIALRAKGETVDEVTGLVRAMYEHAHTIEVPGRTVDIVGTGGDMAKTVNISTMSAIVVAGTGAKVVKHGSRASSSASGASDVLEKLGVNLELTPQRVVAVAEEAGITFCFAVKFHPALRHAARARKELGTQTTFNILGPLTNPARVRSQAIGVADPKMAPIVAGVLADRGNSALVFRGDDGLDELTTTATSRVWIVRDGGVREEAFDPRDVGLGLVPVEALRGADASYNADVARRLLDGETGPVRDAVLLNSAAALVALDQGAGTLNEQLAGGIERAAASIDSGAAKRALERWVAASNA, encoded by the coding sequence ATGAACGTGGTGACCCCGGACGGCGGCGGCAGCGCGGCGGACTTCACCTGGCCCGGCGTGCTGACCCCCCTCCTCCGCGGCGAGGACCTCGGCACGGACCAGACGGCGTGGGCCATGGACCGCATCATGAGCGGCGAGGCCACGGACGTGCAGATCGCCGGCTTCGCCATCGCGCTGCGGGCCAAGGGTGAGACCGTCGACGAGGTCACCGGTCTGGTCCGCGCCATGTACGAGCACGCCCACACCATCGAGGTGCCCGGCCGCACGGTGGACATCGTGGGAACCGGCGGCGACATGGCCAAGACGGTCAACATCTCCACCATGTCGGCGATCGTCGTCGCCGGGACGGGCGCGAAGGTCGTCAAGCACGGGAGCCGGGCCTCGTCCTCGGCCAGCGGCGCCTCCGACGTGCTGGAGAAGCTCGGCGTCAATCTGGAGCTGACGCCGCAGCGTGTCGTCGCGGTGGCCGAGGAAGCGGGCATCACCTTCTGTTTCGCGGTGAAGTTCCACCCCGCCCTGCGGCACGCGGCCAGGGCGCGCAAGGAACTCGGCACGCAGACCACCTTCAACATCCTCGGCCCGCTCACCAACCCGGCCCGGGTCCGTTCCCAGGCCATCGGAGTCGCGGACCCGAAGATGGCGCCCATCGTGGCCGGGGTACTGGCCGACCGGGGGAACTCGGCGCTCGTCTTCCGCGGCGACGACGGCCTCGACGAGCTGACCACCACGGCGACCTCCCGTGTCTGGATCGTCCGCGACGGCGGCGTCCGCGAGGAGGCGTTCGACCCGCGTGACGTCGGCCTCGGTCTCGTGCCCGTCGAGGCGCTGCGCGGGGCGGACGCCTCGTACAACGCGGACGTGGCCCGCCGGCTGCTCGACGGTGAGACCGGCCCGGTGCGCGACGCAGTGCTGCTGAACTCGGCCGCCGCGCTGGTCGCGCTGGACCAGGGTGCGGGCACCCTTAACGAGCAGCTCGCGGGCGGGATCGAGAGGGCCGCCGCGTCGATCGACTCGGGAGCGGCCAAGCGTGCCCTGGAGCGCTGGGTGGCGGCCAGCAACGCCTGA
- a CDS encoding glycosyltransferase family 4 protein, with protein sequence MDKTLIVTNDFPPRPGGIQAFLHNMALRMDPERLVVYASTWKRGAEGAEATAAFDAEQPFTVVRDRTTMLLPTPRVTRQAVRLLREHGCSSVWFGAAAPLGLMAPALRRAGARRLVATTHGHEAGWAQLPASRQLLRRIGEGTDTLTYLGEYTRSRIAAALTPEAAGRMVRLPPGVDEKTFHPASGGDLVRAGLGLTDRPVIVCVSRLVPRKGQDTLILAMPAVLARVPDAVLLVVGGGPYAGQLKKLAAETGVEDSVRFTGPVPWEELPAHYGAGDVFAMPCRTRRGGLDVEGLGIVYLEASATGLPVVAGDSGGAPDAVLDGETGWVVRGGSAEESADRIVTLLQDPELRRSMGERGRAWVEEKWRWDLLAGQLKTLL encoded by the coding sequence ATGGACAAGACGCTGATCGTGACGAACGACTTCCCGCCCCGGCCCGGCGGTATCCAGGCCTTCCTGCACAACATGGCGCTCCGCATGGACCCCGAGCGGCTCGTCGTCTACGCCTCCACCTGGAAGCGTGGCGCGGAGGGCGCGGAGGCCACCGCCGCCTTCGACGCCGAGCAGCCGTTCACCGTCGTACGCGACCGTACGACGATGCTCCTGCCCACGCCGCGGGTCACCCGGCAGGCCGTCCGGCTGCTGCGCGAGCACGGCTGCTCCTCCGTGTGGTTCGGTGCCGCCGCCCCGCTGGGTCTCATGGCGCCCGCGCTGCGCAGGGCCGGTGCCCGCCGCCTCGTCGCCACCACGCACGGCCACGAGGCCGGCTGGGCCCAGCTGCCCGCGTCCAGGCAGCTGCTGCGCCGTATCGGCGAGGGCACCGACACCCTCACCTACCTCGGCGAGTACACCCGGTCCAGGATCGCCGCGGCGCTCACCCCGGAGGCCGCCGGCCGCATGGTGCGGCTGCCGCCCGGGGTCGACGAGAAGACCTTCCACCCGGCCTCCGGCGGAGACCTGGTCAGGGCGGGGCTGGGACTCACGGACAGGCCCGTCATCGTGTGCGTGTCACGGCTCGTGCCGCGCAAGGGCCAGGACACCCTCATCCTGGCCATGCCCGCCGTCCTGGCGCGGGTGCCGGACGCCGTCCTGCTCGTCGTGGGCGGCGGTCCGTACGCCGGGCAGCTGAAGAAGCTGGCGGCCGAGACCGGTGTCGAGGACTCCGTGCGTTTCACCGGCCCGGTGCCCTGGGAGGAGCTGCCCGCGCACTACGGCGCGGGCGACGTCTTCGCCATGCCCTGCCGGACCCGGCGCGGTGGACTCGACGTCGAGGGCCTCGGCATCGTCTACCTGGAGGCGTCGGCGACCGGGCTGCCCGTCGTCGCGGGGGACTCGGGCGGCGCCCCGGACGCCGTGCTCGACGGCGAGACCGGGTGGGTGGTGCGCGGCGGCTCCGCGGAGGAGTCCGCCGACCGCATCGTCACTCTGCTCCAGGACCCGGAGCTGCGCAGGAGCATGGGGGAGCGGGGCCGGGCGTGGGTCGAGGAGAAGTGGCGCTGGGACCTGCTCGCCGGACAGCTGAAGACGCTGCTCTGA
- a CDS encoding aminotransferase class V-fold PLP-dependent enzyme, whose amino-acid sequence MSVPTAAADQAICAPLPVLGADVTVPLVTGGDVTYAALDYAASSPALQRVWDDVAAYAPYYGSVHRGAGYLSQLSTDLFESSRVTVAEFLGCRADDQVVFTRSTTDSLNLLAAALPADCQVFVYETEHHASLLPWRDARVTYLDAPRTPDQAVATLEEALAARDPHGPALVCVTGASNVTGELWPVRELAAAAHAHGARIVLDAAQLAPHHPVDIAALDVDWVAFSGHKLYAPFGSGVLAGRADWLVDAEPYLAGGGASRKVARRADGGVDVQWHTTAARHEAGSPNVIGVYSIAAACKALTEAGFDRLVAREQQLVTRVREGLADVPEVKVLSLFGDDAPRVGVLSFVVEGWNSSHFAAALSAEYGIGVRDGLFCAHPLVRTLLGSEPQDPGECGAPEAAPGERSLNAIRVSFGAGTPDEHIERFLGAVRELVGEGARWTYRTEEGRCVPDRGAAQV is encoded by the coding sequence ATGTCTGTCCCCACCGCTGCCGCCGACCAGGCCATTTGTGCACCGCTGCCGGTTCTGGGCGCCGATGTCACCGTTCCGCTCGTGACGGGCGGAGACGTCACCTATGCCGCCCTCGACTACGCGGCCAGCTCCCCGGCCCTGCAGCGGGTGTGGGACGACGTGGCCGCCTATGCCCCGTACTACGGCAGCGTCCACCGCGGTGCCGGATACCTCTCCCAGCTCTCCACCGACCTGTTCGAGAGCAGCCGCGTGACCGTCGCGGAGTTCCTCGGCTGCCGTGCGGACGACCAGGTGGTCTTCACCCGCTCGACGACCGACTCCCTCAACCTCCTCGCGGCCGCGCTGCCCGCCGACTGCCAGGTGTTCGTGTACGAGACCGAGCACCACGCGTCGCTGCTGCCCTGGCGCGACGCCCGGGTGACCTACCTCGACGCCCCCCGCACCCCGGACCAGGCGGTCGCCACGCTGGAGGAGGCCCTCGCCGCCCGTGATCCTCACGGTCCCGCGCTGGTCTGTGTCACCGGCGCGTCCAACGTCACGGGTGAGCTGTGGCCGGTGCGCGAACTGGCCGCCGCCGCCCATGCGCACGGTGCGCGGATCGTGCTCGACGCCGCGCAGCTGGCGCCCCACCACCCGGTGGACATCGCCGCGCTGGACGTCGACTGGGTCGCCTTCTCCGGGCACAAGCTGTACGCACCCTTCGGCTCCGGTGTCCTCGCGGGCCGGGCCGACTGGCTGGTCGACGCGGAGCCGTACCTCGCGGGCGGCGGAGCCTCCCGCAAGGTCGCCCGGCGTGCCGACGGCGGTGTGGACGTCCAGTGGCACACCACCGCGGCCCGGCACGAGGCCGGATCGCCCAACGTCATCGGCGTCTACTCCATCGCCGCCGCCTGCAAGGCCCTGACCGAGGCCGGCTTCGACCGGCTTGTCGCCCGGGAGCAGCAGCTGGTGACCCGGGTCCGCGAGGGCCTCGCCGACGTCCCCGAGGTCAAGGTGCTCTCCCTGTTCGGTGACGACGCCCCGAGGGTCGGCGTCCTCTCCTTCGTGGTCGAGGGATGGAACAGCTCGCACTTCGCCGCCGCGCTCTCCGCCGAGTACGGCATCGGGGTGCGCGACGGACTGTTCTGCGCCCACCCGCTGGTGCGGACCCTGCTGGGCAGTGAGCCGCAGGACCCGGGCGAGTGCGGCGCTCCGGAGGCCGCGCCGGGGGAGAGGTCCCTCAACGCCATCCGGGTGAGCTTCGGCGCGGGCACCCCGGACGAGCACATCGAGAGGTTCCTGGGCGCCGTCCGGGAACTGGTGGGCGAGGGCGCCCGCTGGACCTACCGCACCGAGGAGGGCCGCTGCGTGCCCGACCGTGGCGCCGCCCAGGTCTGA
- a CDS encoding rhomboid family intramembrane serine protease: protein MIDLREVGWRERAREFGAAAAAGGAPVTYGLMALCCAVFLISPLSGFNPAYGDADALLAAQAGYFERWGVIPAELLDGSVHAALTPLTALFVHGSWLHLLGNMLFLYVFGAMAEERMGRVEFTLFYVVCGYFALVAYAVVHADSDQTLVGASGAISAVLGAFLYLFPKARVTSLFPFLFFLPLRFPAWIVLVFWFVLQWLAARSAGSGPGVAYLAHVAGFAAGFLYAWVRFRGTRVKSPATATEGESQP, encoded by the coding sequence ATGATCGATCTGCGCGAAGTCGGCTGGCGGGAGCGGGCCAGGGAGTTCGGGGCCGCGGCCGCGGCGGGCGGCGCCCCGGTCACGTACGGACTGATGGCGCTGTGCTGCGCCGTGTTCCTGATCAGCCCGCTCTCGGGGTTCAACCCCGCCTACGGGGACGCCGACGCGCTCCTCGCCGCGCAGGCCGGGTACTTCGAGCGCTGGGGCGTGATTCCCGCCGAGCTCCTGGACGGTTCGGTGCACGCGGCCCTCACCCCGCTGACCGCGCTCTTCGTCCACGGCAGCTGGCTGCACCTGCTGGGCAACATGCTCTTCCTCTACGTGTTCGGCGCGATGGCCGAGGAACGCATGGGCCGCGTCGAGTTCACCCTCTTCTACGTGGTGTGCGGCTACTTCGCCCTGGTCGCCTACGCGGTCGTGCACGCGGATTCCGACCAGACGCTGGTCGGCGCGTCGGGGGCGATCTCCGCGGTGCTCGGAGCCTTCCTCTACCTCTTCCCCAAGGCCCGGGTGACCAGCCTCTTCCCCTTCCTCTTCTTCCTCCCGCTGCGCTTCCCCGCCTGGATCGTGCTCGTCTTCTGGTTCGTCCTGCAGTGGCTGGCGGCACGGAGCGCGGGCAGCGGCCCGGGCGTGGCGTACCTCGCGCACGTGGCGGGTTTCGCGGCCGGGTTCCTCTACGCCTGGGTCCGGTTCCGTGGGACTAGAGTGAAGTCTCCAGCCACGGCCACCGAGGGAGAAAGCCAGCCGTGA
- a CDS encoding C40 family peptidase translates to MASHRRPKQPSRTRVTVLTATAAAAVALTSQAAHADPKPTKSEVKAKVDKLYHEAEEATEKANGAKEQQDKLKKQADALQDKVARGQDELNALRGELGSLATAQYRSGGLDPSVQLLLSSDPDSFLDQASALDQLTAKQAESLQKIQAKQRTLAQQRKEAQGKLADLDDVRKSLNANKKKYQGKLADAQKLLNTLTAAERAKMAEDEQRASRAAGDRVDLGNEVPASARGAAALQAASTQQGKAYVSGATGPNAYDCSGLTQWAYAQAGVQITRTTYTQINDGVRIGRSALKPGDLVFFNNTSHVGLYAGNNQILHAPKPGAVVRYESMDYMGTFQFGVRV, encoded by the coding sequence GTGGCGTCCCACCGTCGTCCCAAGCAGCCGAGCCGCACTCGTGTGACCGTGCTCACCGCGACCGCCGCCGCGGCCGTGGCTCTGACCTCCCAGGCCGCCCACGCCGACCCCAAGCCGACCAAGAGCGAGGTCAAGGCGAAGGTCGACAAGCTCTACCACGAGGCCGAGGAAGCCACCGAGAAGGCCAACGGCGCCAAGGAGCAGCAGGACAAGCTCAAGAAGCAGGCCGACGCGCTCCAGGACAAGGTCGCCCGCGGTCAGGACGAGCTCAACGCCCTGCGTGGCGAGCTCGGTTCGCTCGCCACGGCGCAGTACCGCTCCGGCGGCCTCGACCCGTCGGTCCAGCTGCTGCTGTCCTCCGACCCGGACAGCTTCCTGGACCAGGCCTCCGCGCTGGACCAGTTGACGGCCAAGCAGGCCGAGTCGCTGCAGAAGATCCAGGCGAAGCAGCGCACCCTCGCGCAGCAGCGCAAGGAGGCGCAGGGCAAGCTCGCCGACCTCGACGACGTCCGCAAGTCGCTGAACGCGAACAAGAAGAAGTACCAGGGCAAGCTGGCCGACGCCCAGAAGCTGCTGAACACCCTCACCGCGGCCGAGCGGGCCAAGATGGCCGAGGACGAGCAGCGCGCCAGCCGCGCAGCCGGCGACCGGGTCGATCTCGGCAACGAGGTCCCGGCGTCCGCCCGTGGCGCCGCCGCCCTCCAGGCCGCCTCCACGCAGCAGGGCAAGGCGTACGTCTCCGGTGCCACCGGTCCCAACGCCTACGACTGCTCGGGTCTGACCCAGTGGGCCTACGCCCAGGCCGGCGTCCAGATCACCCGCACCACGTACACCCAGATCAACGACGGTGTCCGGATCGGCCGCAGCGCCCTGAAGCCGGGCGACCTGGTGTTCTTCAACAACACCTCGCACGTCGGCCTGTACGCGGGCAACAACCAGATCCTGCACGCCCCGAAGCCCGGCGCCGTGGTCCGCTACGAGTCGATGGACTACATGGGAACCTTCCAGTTCGGCGTGCGCGTCTGA
- a CDS encoding glycosyltransferase family 87 protein gives MTVRTGTSGRAGRGLSLAVWGLTRAVLLLCVFKVFTVPGPDVTSDVSVIYRGWYEVLRAGSYPLDDVTWQYPPAAALAVLSPDLLPFLEYASAFFVLVLLCDALVFGLLSYAGSRAGMRDAGTWLWVVGVPLLGPTVYARYDLMVTAVAVTALLAGVRHPRVLGALAAFGTLLKVWPVLLLAGTARGRETRRAWSAAAVTAAAAALAAAAVMPGAYAFLTFQRDRGLEIESLGALVFHVARQFGWEGRVELRYGSMEFAGPQVALVSTLALALSVLAFGWLLVWRLRARTFAVHTPADAAFTAVLLFTVTSRVISPQYMVWPLGIAAVCLVFRGTRMARPACLVLVATAVTLLEFPLGFAHVVASDAEGVALMAVRNGLLVAATLDAGRRLWRDTVPAVRREPAAEGLSRGGRADTPASAP, from the coding sequence ATGACGGTCAGGACAGGTACGAGTGGCCGGGCGGGCCGGGGTCTGTCCCTCGCCGTGTGGGGGCTCACCCGGGCGGTGCTGCTGCTCTGCGTCTTCAAGGTGTTCACGGTGCCGGGCCCGGACGTCACGAGCGACGTCTCGGTGATCTACCGGGGCTGGTACGAGGTGCTCCGGGCCGGTTCGTATCCGCTGGACGACGTCACCTGGCAGTACCCGCCCGCCGCCGCGCTCGCCGTGCTCTCCCCGGATCTCCTGCCCTTCCTGGAGTACGCCTCCGCCTTCTTCGTTCTCGTACTGCTGTGTGACGCCCTGGTGTTCGGGCTCCTGTCGTACGCGGGAAGCCGTGCGGGGATGCGCGACGCGGGCACGTGGCTCTGGGTGGTGGGCGTGCCGCTGCTCGGGCCGACCGTGTACGCCCGCTACGACCTGATGGTGACGGCCGTCGCGGTGACGGCGCTGCTCGCCGGGGTGCGCCACCCCCGGGTGCTCGGGGCGCTGGCCGCCTTCGGGACGCTGCTGAAGGTGTGGCCGGTCCTGCTGCTGGCCGGGACGGCCCGGGGCAGGGAGACACGCCGGGCCTGGTCGGCAGCGGCGGTGACGGCCGCGGCGGCGGCCCTGGCCGCCGCCGCGGTGATGCCCGGCGCGTACGCCTTCCTGACGTTCCAGCGGGACCGGGGGCTGGAGATCGAGTCGCTGGGGGCGCTGGTCTTCCACGTGGCACGGCAGTTCGGGTGGGAGGGCCGGGTCGAGCTCCGCTACGGCTCGATGGAGTTCGCCGGGCCGCAGGTGGCGCTGGTGAGCACGCTGGCCCTGGCGTTGAGCGTGCTCGCCTTCGGATGGCTGCTGGTGTGGCGGCTCAGGGCCCGCACGTTCGCGGTGCACACCCCGGCGGACGCGGCGTTCACCGCGGTGCTGCTGTTCACGGTGACCAGCCGGGTCATCAGCCCCCAGTACATGGTGTGGCCGCTGGGAATCGCCGCGGTGTGCCTGGTGTTCCGGGGCACCCGGATGGCCCGGCCCGCGTGTCTGGTCCTGGTGGCCACGGCCGTCACGCTGCTGGAGTTCCCGCTCGGCTTCGCGCACGTGGTGGCGAGCGACGCGGAGGGCGTGGCCCTCATGGCGGTACGCAACGGTCTGCTCGTCGCGGCGACGCTGGACGCGGGCCGGCGGCTCTGGCGGGACACCGTGCCGGCGGTGCGGCGGGAGCCCGCGGCGGAGGGGCTCAGCCGAGGCGGGCGCGCAGATACTCCCGCCAGCGCGCCGTGA